The Sesamum indicum cultivar Zhongzhi No. 13 linkage group LG2, S_indicum_v1.0, whole genome shotgun sequence genome contains a region encoding:
- the LOC105155589 gene encoding alcohol dehydrogenase 3 yields the protein MSSTAGQVIKCKAAVAWEPGKPLVIEEVEVAPPQKMEVRLKILFTSLCHTDVYFWEAKAQDSVFPRILGHEAAGIVESVGEGVTELVPGDHVLPVFTGECRQCAHCKSEESNMCSLLRINTERGVMINDEKTRFSINGKPIYHFVGTSTFSEYTVVHVGCVAKINPLAPLDKVCVLSCGISTGLGATLNVAKPTKGSSVAVFGLGAVGLGAVEGARLAGASRIIGVDLNSARFEEAKKFGVTEFVNPKDYNKPVQEVIAEMTDGGVDRSIECTGNINAMISAFECVHDGWGIAVLVGVPHKDAVFKTHPMNFLNERTLKGTFFGNYKPRSDLPSVVEMYMKKELELEKFITHEVPFAEINKAFELMLKGEGLRCIIRME from the exons ATGTCGAGCACCGCCGGTCAGGTCATAAAATGCAAAG CTGCTGTTGCATGGGAGCCCGGGAAGCCACTGGTTATtgaggaggtggaggtggcGCCGCCGCAGAAAATGGAGGTCCGATTGAAGATTCTCTTCACCTCCCTTTGCCATACTGATGTCTACTTCTGGGAAGCCAAG GCTCAAGATTCTGTCTTTCCTCGAATTCTTGGACACGAAGCAGCAGG GATCGTGGAGAGCGTAGGAGAAGGAGTGACCGAACTCGTTCCGGGCGATCACGTTCTCCCAGTGTTCACAGGGGAATGCAGGCAATGTGCTCACTGCAAATCTGAAGAGAGCAATATGTGTAGCCTTCTCAGGATCAATACTGAGAGGGGAGTGATGATCAATGACGAGAAAACAAGATTTTCGATCAATGGAAAGCCTATTTACCATTTTGTTGGCACATCCACATTTAGTGAATACACTGTGGTTCATGTTGGTTGTGTTGCCAAAATCAATCCTCTTGCTCCTCTGGATAAAGTTTGTGTGTTAAGCTGTGGGATTTCCACAG GCCTTGGTGCTACGTTGAATGTTGCCAAACCAACAAAGGGTTCATCGGTGGCTGTTTTCGGACTTGGAGCCGTTGGCCTTGGT GCTGTAGAAGGAGCCAGATTGGCTGGTGCTTCAAGAATAATTGGTGTGGACTTGAACTCTGCCAGATTTGAAGAAG CAAAGAAATTTGGTGTGACTGAATTCGTAAATCCAAAAGACTATAACAAGCCAGTTCAAGAG GTCATAGCTGAGATGACTGATGGAGGAGTGGATCGAAGCATCGAATGTACTGGAAACATCAATGCCATGATCTCTGCATTTGAATGTGTTCATGAT GGATGGGGTATTGCTGTTCTTGTCGGTGTCCCTCATAAGGATGCCGTCTTCAagactcatccaatgaattttttgaatgaGAGGACTCTAAAGGGTACTTTCTTCGGGAACTATAAACCGCGGTCTGATCTTCCATCGGTTGTGGAAATGTACATGAAGAAG GAACTTGAACTGGAGAAGTTTATAACTCATGAAGTCCCTTTTGCTGAGATTAACAAGGCTTTTGAACTGATGCTGAAAGGTGAAGGCCTTCGTTGCATCATCCGAATGGAGTGA
- the LOC105155588 gene encoding oligopeptide transporter 5-like, whose protein sequence is MEPSDSSATMPDSYEPTKPAVSGNATLEALDEVNDSPIEEVRLTVPITDDPTLPCLTFRTWVLGIISCATLGFLNQFFGYRQNALSVTSVSAQILVLPLGKLMAVSLPRKEIRIPGTKWTFSLNPGPFSIKEHCLITIFANTGSNSVYAVNIITIVKAFYHRRLNPVAAMLLTHSTQMLGYGWAGIFRKFLVDSPYMWWPINLVQVSLFRALHEVEVRRKGGLTRLQFFIIVLVSSFSYYIVPNYLFPSITALSFVCWIWKDSVTAQQIGSGIYGLGVGSFAFDWATVAGFLGSPLATPGFAIINMLVGFVLVLYVVTPIAYWNNFYNAKRFPIISAHVFDANGAKYNISAILTERTFEFNNQGYDNYSKVNLSIFFVLAYGISFATLAATVSHVALFHGRTIWQQTKKSFQDKFGDVHTRLMRKNYDPVPQWWFHALLLLVIAMSLFSCEGFGRQLQLPYWGVILAMALAFIFTLPAGVITATTNQQIGLNVVSEMIIGYMYPGKPLANVAFKTYSTISMAQAITFLSDFKLGHYMKIPPKSMFLVQLVGTLVSSLVYFGSAWWLLTSIENICNPSKLPDGSPWTCPGDDVFYNASIIWGVVGPLRMFGKLGLYPGMNYFFLFGAIAPVPVWYFSRKYPEKKWIRLINVPILISGAGAMPVAKAVNYMCWFSVGLFFNLYVYRRFKHWWVRHNYILSAGLDAGVAFMGTLCYFTLQYNGIRGPRWWGLAVDDHCPLAKCPTAPGIQVEDCPVFH, encoded by the exons ATGGAGCCTTCAGACAGCAGCGCTACGATGCCTGATTCGTACGAGCCCACGAAACCTGCTGTCTCAGGAAATGCTACACTTGAAGCACTAG ATGAGGTGAATGATTCTCCCATTGAGGAAGTCCGGCTAACGGTACCGATAACGGACGACCCTACGCTTCCATGTTTGACATTTCGGACATGGGTTCTAGGAATAATATCTTGTGCAACTTTAGGATTCTTAAACCAATTCTTTGGTTATCGCCAAAATGCGCTCTCTGTAACGTCGGTTTCAGCGCAAATTCTAGTCCTTCCCTTAGGAAAGCTTATGGCCGTGTCTCtgccaagaaaagaaatacgTATCCCTGGAACAAAATGGACATTCTCATTGAATCCAGGCCCCTTCAGCATAAAGGAGCATTGCCTTATCACTATATTTGCCAACACGGGATCAAATTCCGTCTATGCTGTCAATATTATTACCATTGTCAAGGCGTTTTACCATCGTCGACTTAACCCCGTGGCTGCAATGTTACTAACACATAGTACACAG ATGCTTGGGTATGGCTGGGCAGGTATTTTCAGGAAATTCCTCGTTGATTCGCCCTACATGTGGTGGCCTATCAATCTTGTTCAAGTTTCTCTCTTCAGAGCATTGCATGAGGTTGAAGTTAGACGAAAAGGAGGCCTCACAAGGCTGCAGTTTTTCATCATCGTCCTGGTTTCCAGCTTCTCTTACTATATAGTCCCCAACTATCTTTTCCCATCTATCACAGCTCTCTCCTTTGTGTGTTGGATATGGAAAGATTCTGTAACGGCCCAGCAAATAGGATCCGGGATTTATGGCCTAGGAGTCGGCTCATTCGCATTCGATTGGGCCACCGTAGCAGGATTTCTGGGCAGCCCCCTGGCGACTCCTGGATTTGCTATCATCAACATGTTGGTAGGTTTCGTGTTGGTTCTTTATGTCGTGACGCCAATTGCCTATTGGAACAACTTTTACAACGCTAAGCGGTTTCCTATCATTTCTGCCCATGTGTTTGATGCAAATGGAGCAAAATACAACATATCAGCAATTCTAACTGAGAGAACGTTTGAGTTCAATAATCAGGGGTATGATAATTACAGCAAGGTTAATCTCAGCATATTTTTCGTGTTGGCCTATGGAATAAGCTTCGCGACTTTGGCTGCAACCGTTTCACATGTAGCGCTCTTTCACGGAAG AACAATTTGGCAGCAAACAAAGAAGTCATTTCAGGACAAGTTTGGAGATGTGCACACAAGATTGATGAGAAAAAACTATGATCCTGTTCCTCAGTGGTGGTTCCACGCTCTCCTCCTTTTGGTAATTGCGATGTCGTTGTTTTCCTGTGAAGGGTTCGGAAGGCAATTACAGCTCCCTTACTGGGGTGTCATTTTAGCAATGGCTTTGGCTTTCATTTTCACTCTGCCTGCCGGTGTCATTACAGCCACAACCAACCAG CAAATAGGATTAAATGTCGTCTCTGAGATGATTATTGGCTACATGTATCCTGGCAAACCTCTAGCCAATGTAGCCTTCAAAACTTATAGCACCATAAGCATGGCACAGGCCATTACATTTCTTTCGGATTTCAAGCTAGGCCATTACATGAAAATCCCTCCAAAATCCATGTTCCTGGTTCAG CTAGTGGGAACATTAGTCAGTTCCTTGGTGTACTTCGGCTCAGCTTGGTGGCTGCTCACAAGCATAGAAAACATCTGCAATCCATCAAAATTGCCTGACGGGAGCCCCTGGACGTGCCCTGGGGACGATGTCTTCTACAATGCTTCCATAATCTGGGGCGTTGTCGGACCCCTACGCATGTTTGGGAAACTCGGATTGTACCCGGGAATGAACTACTTCTTCCTCTTCGGCGCCATTGCACCCGTGCCTGTGTGGTACTTCTCACGCAAATATCCTGAGAAGAAGTGGATTCGGCTGATCAACGTCCCAATCCTTATCTCAGGAGCCGGTGCGATGCCCGTGGCCAAGGCCGTGAACTACATGTGCTGGTTCAGCGTGGGACTGTTCTTCAACTTGTACGTGTACCGGAGATTTAAGCATTGGTGGGTTAGGCACAATTACATTCTATCGGCAGGCCTGGATGCCGGGGTCGCATTCATGGGCACCCTGTGCTATTTTACCTTACAATATAACGGCATCCGGGGCCCGAGGTGGTGGGGGCTGGCGGTGGATGATCACTGCCCATTAGCTAAGTGCCCAACTGCGCCTGGAATACAAGTTGAAGATTGCCCTGTCTTTCACTGA